In one window of Thermodesulfobacteriota bacterium DNA:
- a CDS encoding regulatory protein RecX: MKAKTERKEGGSKDAAQAAFRLLSVRQRSVRELESKLLQKGFDRGEVDRTIEYLLLAGLLDDERFARGLAESRSRHKAWGPARIARDLASRGVEESLIKSALAGCAPEEDSAREAYRRWLKRNSRETGPRAREKAFRHLRARGFSTAAIMQALGGLPSDD, translated from the coding sequence ATGAAAGCGAAGACGGAGAGGAAGGAAGGCGGGAGCAAGGATGCCGCCCAGGCGGCATTCAGGCTGCTGTCAGTAAGGCAGAGGAGCGTCCGGGAGCTGGAATCGAAACTCCTTCAGAAGGGGTTCGACCGCGGCGAGGTCGACAGGACAATCGAGTACCTCCTTCTAGCCGGCCTCCTCGACGACGAACGTTTTGCAAGGGGCCTGGCGGAATCACGCTCAAGGCACAAGGCTTGGGGCCCGGCCAGGATAGCCCGCGACCTCGCCTCAAGGGGCGTTGAGGAAAGCTTGATTAAATCCGCCCTGGCCGGGTGCGCGCCCGAGGAAGATTCGGCCCGCGAAGCCTACAGGCGCTGGCTCAAGAGGAACAGCAGGGAAACCGGCCCCAGGGCCAGGGAAAAAGCCTTCAGGCACCTCCGGGCAAGGGGGTTTTCGACAGCCGCCATAATGCAGGCGCTGGGCGGCCTCCCCTCGGATGATTAG
- the thpR gene encoding RNA 2',3'-cyclic phosphodiesterase, producing MPGGRHDIRAFIAIRIPSEVKEALRSVQALLDPGSRSINWARPESMHLTLKFLGETDERLIDTLGAGLESAASGIGPFKLTVEGVGAFPNKRRPRVIWAGIGESAELTELKQRVEDNVIPLGFEPEEREFSPHLTLCRIKTPEDSMLMGSALSEASPPLKTEFTVYSVVLFKSVLRPKGAEYTAMKEAFLKA from the coding sequence TTGCCTGGTGGGAGGCACGATATAAGGGCCTTCATAGCCATAAGGATCCCTTCGGAGGTGAAAGAGGCTCTCCGCTCGGTTCAGGCCCTGCTCGACCCGGGGTCGAGGTCGATAAACTGGGCAAGGCCCGAGTCCATGCACCTGACCCTCAAGTTCCTTGGCGAGACTGACGAAAGGCTTATCGATACGCTCGGGGCCGGGCTTGAAAGCGCGGCATCGGGCATCGGGCCATTCAAGCTCACCGTGGAGGGCGTAGGCGCGTTCCCCAATAAGAGGCGGCCCCGGGTGATATGGGCAGGGATAGGAGAGAGCGCGGAGCTTACGGAGCTTAAGCAAAGGGTCGAGGATAACGTAATCCCGCTCGGTTTCGAGCCTGAGGAGCGCGAGTTCTCCCCTCACCTCACGCTCTGCAGGATAAAGACGCCCGAAGACTCGATGCTCATGGGGAGCGCCCTTTCCGAGGCAAGCCCCCCTTTAAAAACGGAGTTCACGGTCTACTCGGTCGTACTCTTTAAAAGCGTATTAAGGCCCAAGGGGGCCGAGTACACGGCCATGAAAGAGGCCTTTCTTAAGGCCTGA
- a CDS encoding type IV pilus twitching motility protein PilT, whose amino-acid sequence MDLSSILNVAVKSKASDVHLKAGVPPILRVHGSLLPIKNHERLAPDEISRAAMRIMNEVQKETFRQNHQIDMAYSVPGLGRFRVNVFQQRGAVGIVLRVIPIKIQSFDELNLPKVLHTIANEVRGLVLVTGVTGSGKSTTLASVLDQVNSQKSCHIITVEDPIEFLHRDKRCIINQREIGVDAPGFSEALRGALRQDPDVIMVGEMRDLETIEIALTAAETGHLVLSTLHTIDAMETVNRIVSVFPPYQQKQIRIQLAGVIKAIISQRLIPTKDGKGRVPAVEVMVTTARIRECIEDKEKTKDISDAISKGFTTYGMQTFDQSILSLLNKGLITYEEALMQASNPADFELKVKGVSGTSDMGWKDFEKNEKDGGAAPAAPPDIERF is encoded by the coding sequence ATAGACCTGAGTTCCATTCTGAACGTCGCGGTAAAGAGCAAGGCCTCGGACGTGCACCTCAAGGCCGGAGTGCCCCCCATACTCCGCGTCCACGGCTCGCTCCTCCCGATAAAGAACCACGAGAGGCTAGCCCCCGACGAGATATCCAGGGCAGCGATGCGGATAATGAACGAGGTCCAGAAGGAGACCTTCCGCCAGAACCACCAGATAGACATGGCGTACAGCGTCCCCGGCCTGGGAAGGTTCAGGGTCAACGTCTTCCAGCAGAGGGGCGCGGTCGGAATAGTCTTGAGGGTCATCCCCATAAAGATACAGAGCTTCGACGAGCTCAACCTCCCCAAGGTCCTCCACACCATAGCCAACGAAGTGAGGGGGCTCGTGCTTGTCACCGGCGTTACCGGGAGCGGAAAATCCACCACCCTGGCCTCGGTCCTCGACCAGGTAAACAGCCAGAAATCGTGCCATATAATCACCGTCGAGGACCCTATCGAGTTCCTCCACAGGGACAAGAGGTGCATCATAAACCAGAGGGAGATAGGGGTCGACGCTCCCGGCTTCTCCGAGGCGCTAAGAGGCGCGCTCAGGCAGGACCCGGACGTCATCATGGTCGGCGAGATGAGGGACCTCGAAACCATAGAGATTGCCCTGACCGCCGCAGAGACTGGCCACCTCGTCCTCTCGACCCTCCACACGATAGACGCCATGGAGACGGTCAACAGGATAGTATCGGTCTTCCCGCCGTACCAGCAGAAGCAGATAAGGATACAGCTCGCCGGGGTCATAAAGGCCATAATCTCGCAGAGGCTCATACCCACGAAGGACGGCAAGGGGCGCGTCCCGGCGGTAGAGGTCATGGTCACCACGGCCCGCATAAGGGAGTGCATCGAGGACAAGGAGAAGACCAAGGACATTTCGGACGCCATATCCAAGGGCTTCACCACCTACGGGATGCAGACCTTCGACCAGTCGATACTGTCGCTCCTCAACAAGGGGCTCATCACCTATGAAGAGGCGCTCATGCAGGCCAGCAACCCGGCCGATTTCGAGCTCAAGGTGAAGGGCGTCTCCGGAACGAGCGACATGGGCTGGAAGGACTTCGAGAAGAACGAAAAAGACGGCGGGGCCGCCCCGGCCGCGCCTCCGGACATAGAGAGGTTCTGA
- a CDS encoding sigma-70 family RNA polymerase sigma factor gives MTNDNELLLIERSRAGDNAAFEALVRKYQDRVYNICRYMLGPADAEDAAQDAFVKAYRNLDRFTPSPSFQAWITRIAVNSCLDYKRRPAHVSLAATSREGEEYTLEPPSDSPGPEAALESKKAAEAVSRAIAGLSEKLRAVIVLYELEGLSYEEISEALGVSIGTVKSRISRARDELKRLLHAQMEQIR, from the coding sequence ATGACCAATGATAACGAGCTACTTCTTATAGAGAGGTCCAGGGCCGGCGACAACGCCGCGTTCGAGGCCCTCGTAAGGAAGTACCAGGACAGGGTCTACAACATCTGCCGCTACATGCTCGGCCCTGCCGATGCGGAGGACGCGGCACAGGACGCGTTCGTAAAGGCCTACCGTAACCTCGACAGGTTCACCCCCTCCCCGAGCTTCCAGGCCTGGATAACCCGCATCGCCGTAAACTCCTGCCTCGACTACAAGAGAAGACCGGCCCACGTCTCGCTGGCCGCGACGAGCCGCGAGGGCGAGGAATACACGCTTGAGCCCCCGTCGGATTCCCCTGGCCCCGAGGCGGCGCTTGAATCCAAAAAGGCCGCTGAGGCTGTTTCCAGGGCCATTGCAGGGCTTTCGGAGAAGCTCAGGGCCGTCATCGTGCTCTACGAACTGGAAGGGCTCTCCTACGAGGAGATCTCCGAGGCGTTAGGCGTCTCGATAGGGACCGTTAAATCGAGGATATCGAGGGCGAGGGATGAGCTCAAGAGGCTTCTCCACGCTCAAATGGAACAAATCCGTTAA
- a CDS encoding CinA family protein: protein MTLPALIGEALRKKGLKLAIAESCTGGLLSSMITDIPGSSDYFEGAVIAYANPVKARMLKVKSRTLASYGAVSRETAGEMAQGARKAFKADISAAVTGIAGPGGGTPKKPVGLVYIAVSKGNRMMVRRFLFRGGRKAVKRQSAEAALGMLGAALGIRGNPFNRG from the coding sequence ATGACACTCCCGGCCCTTATAGGAGAAGCCCTGAGGAAAAAGGGGCTCAAGCTCGCAATCGCGGAATCCTGCACCGGCGGGCTCCTTTCGAGCATGATAACGGACATACCCGGGAGCTCGGATTATTTCGAGGGCGCGGTCATAGCCTATGCCAATCCGGTAAAGGCCCGCATGCTCAAGGTCAAAAGCAGAACCCTCGCCTCATACGGGGCAGTCTCAAGGGAGACTGCTGGAGAGATGGCCCAAGGGGCCAGAAAGGCCTTCAAAGCCGACATATCAGCCGCCGTGACCGGCATAGCCGGGCCGGGCGGCGGGACGCCTAAAAAGCCCGTGGGGCTCGTCTATATAGCCGTCTCAAAGGGGAATCGCATGATGGTCAGGAGGTTCCTCTTCAGGGGCGGAAGGAAGGCCGTAAAAAGGCAGTCAGCCGAGGCGGCGCTGGGGATGCTGGGGGCCGCCCTGGGAATAAGAGGAAACCCTTTTAACAGGGGCTGA
- the rodA gene encoding rod shape-determining protein RodA, which produces MIDRRLFTHFDWVMLGLIAALVCVGFVSIYGATHVQMPSVYKKDVYWIVIGSCLMLLAIVVNYSYLERSAYFIYGASILLLISVYFIGSSFGGARRWISLGFFSLQPSEFAKLALIVMLARYFNEKQVPERGMGLKDLIPPGVIMMVTFLLIAKQPDLGTGIIVWLIFWSMAFVVKIRFRVIAGLGAAFAGMAPLGWMFLKDYQKARISSFMNPESDLLGSGYHVMQSKIAIGSGGFLGKGFLQGTQGNLMFLPEHHTDFIFAALAEEWGLVGALVLLGLFLAFVISGLNTASSSKDRFGFLVAFGITSMFFWQIAINLGMVTGMLPVVGVPLPFVSYGGSFLITSMISAGILLNIKMRRFIF; this is translated from the coding sequence ATGATAGACAGGCGGCTGTTCACGCATTTCGACTGGGTGATGCTCGGGCTGATAGCAGCGCTCGTCTGCGTCGGGTTCGTGAGCATATACGGCGCCACGCACGTCCAGATGCCTTCCGTGTACAAGAAGGACGTGTACTGGATAGTCATAGGCTCATGCCTCATGCTCCTGGCGATAGTGGTCAATTATTCCTATCTTGAACGGAGCGCGTATTTCATATACGGGGCATCCATACTCCTCCTCATATCCGTATATTTCATCGGGAGCTCCTTCGGAGGGGCCAGGCGGTGGATATCCCTCGGGTTCTTTTCGCTCCAGCCATCGGAGTTCGCAAAGCTGGCGCTCATAGTCATGCTCGCAAGGTACTTTAACGAGAAGCAGGTCCCTGAAAGGGGCATGGGCCTGAAGGACCTCATCCCCCCCGGCGTCATCATGATGGTCACCTTCCTTCTCATAGCGAAACAGCCGGACCTCGGGACCGGCATAATCGTCTGGCTCATATTCTGGTCCATGGCCTTTGTCGTGAAGATACGCTTCAGGGTCATAGCCGGCCTCGGCGCGGCCTTTGCGGGAATGGCGCCGCTCGGGTGGATGTTCCTCAAGGACTACCAGAAGGCCAGGATATCAAGCTTCATGAACCCGGAGTCGGACCTCCTCGGCTCCGGCTACCATGTCATGCAGTCCAAGATAGCCATCGGCTCGGGCGGCTTCCTGGGGAAGGGCTTCCTCCAGGGGACCCAGGGCAATCTCATGTTCCTCCCCGAGCACCACACCGATTTCATATTCGCGGCCTTAGCGGAGGAATGGGGGCTCGTGGGCGCCCTTGTCCTCCTGGGCCTCTTCCTGGCCTTCGTCATATCAGGCCTCAATACCGCGTCGAGCTCCAAGGACAGGTTCGGGTTCCTGGTGGCCTTCGGCATAACGTCCATGTTCTTCTGGCAAATAGCCATAAACCTGGGCATGGTCACCGGAATGCTTCCCGTGGTCGGGGTGCCGCTGCCGTTCGTAAGCTACGGCGGCTCGTTCCTCATAACCTCGATGATATCCGCCGGGATACTCCTCAATATAAAGATGCGGCGCTTCATCTTCTGA
- a CDS encoding phosphatidylglycerophosphatase A, whose amino-acid sequence MKKAMVFIATGAYVGRIPFMPGTFGTLWGVFIAWLAGGLSIESQALIALAVIAASIAVSGQASRALGGKDHPSIIADEISGYLVGIFLIPFTPFNAILVFILFRFFDILKPYPAGLMDRRLGGGAGIVLDDLVAGVYANVSAHAVLWLI is encoded by the coding sequence ATGAAAAAAGCGATGGTTTTCATAGCTACAGGCGCGTACGTGGGAAGGATACCCTTCATGCCAGGGACCTTCGGGACGCTATGGGGTGTCTTCATCGCCTGGCTCGCTGGAGGGCTCTCGATAGAGTCGCAGGCCCTCATCGCTCTCGCGGTCATAGCGGCCTCCATCGCCGTATCCGGACAGGCCTCAAGGGCGCTCGGCGGAAAGGACCACCCGTCGATAATAGCCGACGAGATAAGCGGGTATCTTGTTGGCATATTCCTTATCCCTTTCACGCCGTTCAACGCAATATTGGTGTTTATTCTTTTCAGGTTTTTTGATATTCTTAAGCCCTATCCGGCCGGGCTCATGGACAGGCGTCTTGGCGGCGGGGCCGGCATAGTGCTGGACGACCTCGTCGCCGGGGTATATGCCAATGTCTCTGCCCATGCGGTGCTCTGGCTCATTTGA
- the alaS gene encoding alanine--tRNA ligase — MKSSEIRKRFLDFFAKKGHTVVPSSGLVPEGDPTLLFTNAGMVQFKGVFLEEETRDYARAASCQRCMRAGGKHNDLENVGRTARHHTFFEMLGNFSFGDYFKEGAIEYAWDFLTREMGLPKERLWVTVFETDQEAEEIWKKVSGLPKERIVRLGEKDNFWSMGDTGPCGPCSEILIDQGPEAGCGRPECAVGCDCDRYLEIWNLVFMQYDRSAEGKLTPLPKPCIDTGMGLERLTAVVQGKLNNYDSDLFERIIAMIEELSSVKYGSNPETDVSIRAIADHSRAVTFLMADGVLPSNEGRGYVLRRIIRRAARHGRFLGLTEPFLYRVNAAVVESMGEAYPEVVKAADLVARATRGEEERFFETLERGLTLLDQEIAALRELGGKVVPGDVAFRLYDTFGFPVDLTADIVRHEGFSIDEDGFNRLMEEQRKMARASWKGLEGRESSQELYKGLANSGLKSEFVGYHMDAVSSNVLCLIKEGATVDAAYHGDEVEVITGETPFYAESGGQAGDTGVIVGKGFTLRVNGTRRPINGVIVHYCTVEEGTINVDDTAELAIDVEARDATRRNHTATHILHAVLRRKVGEHVRQAGSLVSPRGFRFDFSHFEQLGPELIRDIEREANRAVLSNKAVLTEVLTYDEAVQRGALAFFGEKYGDLVRMVQVPGVSAELCGGTHARRTGDIGMIKITGEGSVAAGVRRIEAVTGESALEYVNQAEEALREASQALKVPPAGVPEKVRKMFEEERALEREIERLRSREKAGAAGELMDAARKVDGVTVLAAKVAGGGKELREMADTLRQKLGSGIVVLAAEEDSKAVLLAAVTRDLTGRYSAGEIIKRLAPIIGGKGGGKPDMAQAGGPEAARINEALEEAYKTVGEL, encoded by the coding sequence ATGAAGTCTTCGGAGATAAGAAAGCGCTTTCTTGATTTCTTCGCCAAAAAGGGGCACACGGTCGTGCCCTCTTCGGGCCTCGTGCCTGAGGGCGACCCGACGCTCCTTTTCACGAACGCCGGCATGGTCCAGTTCAAGGGCGTCTTCCTGGAGGAGGAAACCCGGGACTATGCAAGGGCCGCCTCTTGCCAGAGGTGCATGAGGGCCGGCGGCAAGCACAACGACCTCGAAAACGTCGGCAGGACCGCCCGCCACCACACCTTTTTCGAGATGCTCGGCAACTTCTCCTTCGGTGACTACTTCAAGGAGGGCGCCATAGAGTACGCGTGGGACTTTCTTACCCGCGAGATGGGCCTCCCCAAGGAGAGGCTCTGGGTAACAGTCTTCGAGACCGACCAGGAGGCCGAGGAGATATGGAAGAAGGTCTCGGGCCTTCCCAAGGAGCGGATCGTGAGGCTCGGGGAGAAGGACAACTTCTGGTCAATGGGCGATACCGGCCCTTGCGGCCCCTGCTCCGAGATACTCATAGACCAGGGCCCGGAAGCCGGCTGCGGCAGGCCAGAATGCGCTGTCGGCTGCGACTGCGACAGGTATCTCGAGATATGGAACCTCGTCTTCATGCAGTACGACAGGAGCGCTGAGGGTAAGCTCACTCCCCTTCCAAAACCCTGCATAGATACCGGCATGGGACTTGAGCGCCTCACTGCCGTTGTCCAGGGAAAGCTCAACAACTACGACAGCGACCTCTTCGAACGCATAATCGCCATGATAGAGGAGCTCTCTTCGGTTAAATACGGCTCCAACCCGGAGACCGACGTTTCGATAAGGGCCATAGCCGACCACTCGCGTGCGGTCACCTTCCTCATGGCCGACGGGGTGCTGCCGAGCAACGAGGGCCGTGGCTACGTGCTCAGGAGGATAATCAGGCGGGCCGCACGCCACGGCAGGTTCCTTGGCCTCACCGAGCCTTTCCTCTACAGGGTCAACGCCGCTGTCGTCGAGTCGATGGGCGAGGCATATCCCGAGGTCGTGAAGGCCGCGGACCTCGTTGCGAGGGCGACCAGGGGCGAGGAGGAGCGCTTCTTCGAAACGCTCGAAAGGGGCCTGACTCTGCTCGACCAGGAGATCGCGGCATTAAGGGAGCTTGGCGGCAAGGTGGTGCCCGGAGACGTCGCATTCAGGCTTTACGACACCTTCGGTTTCCCGGTCGACCTTACGGCCGATATCGTGAGGCACGAGGGCTTCTCGATCGACGAGGATGGCTTCAACCGCCTCATGGAAGAGCAGAGGAAGATGGCCCGGGCCTCGTGGAAGGGGCTCGAAGGCAGGGAGTCCTCCCAGGAGCTCTATAAGGGCCTCGCGAACTCTGGCCTAAAATCAGAGTTCGTCGGCTACCACATGGACGCGGTCTCATCGAACGTGCTCTGCCTCATAAAAGAAGGCGCGACCGTAGACGCCGCCTACCACGGCGACGAGGTCGAGGTCATAACCGGAGAAACGCCCTTCTACGCCGAATCCGGCGGCCAGGCCGGGGATACCGGCGTTATCGTCGGCAAGGGCTTCACCCTCAGGGTGAACGGGACGAGAAGGCCCATAAACGGCGTTATCGTCCATTACTGCACGGTCGAGGAAGGCACGATAAACGTGGACGACACCGCCGAGCTTGCTATTGACGTCGAGGCGCGAGACGCGACGCGGAGAAACCACACGGCCACCCACATCCTCCATGCCGTCCTGAGGAGAAAGGTCGGCGAGCACGTTAGGCAGGCCGGCTCGCTCGTCTCCCCGAGGGGCTTCAGGTTCGATTTCAGCCACTTCGAGCAGCTCGGGCCCGAGCTCATCCGCGATATCGAGCGGGAGGCCAACAGAGCGGTCCTTTCCAACAAGGCGGTGCTGACCGAGGTACTGACCTATGACGAGGCTGTACAGAGGGGCGCTCTCGCCTTCTTCGGCGAAAAATACGGCGACCTGGTCCGTATGGTGCAGGTGCCGGGCGTGAGCGCGGAGCTCTGCGGCGGCACCCACGCCCGGAGGACCGGCGACATAGGCATGATAAAGATAACGGGAGAGGGCTCTGTAGCCGCGGGCGTGCGGAGGATAGAGGCCGTTACGGGCGAGTCGGCCCTCGAATACGTGAACCAGGCGGAAGAAGCGCTCAGGGAGGCGTCGCAGGCGTTAAAGGTGCCGCCCGCCGGAGTGCCAGAGAAGGTAAGGAAGATGTTCGAAGAAGAGCGTGCGCTCGAGCGTGAGATCGAACGCCTCCGCAGCAGGGAAAAGGCCGGGGCTGCGGGAGAGCTCATGGATGCCGCGCGGAAGGTCGACGGCGTAACAGTGCTGGCGGCAAAGGTCGCCGGGGGCGGCAAGGAGCTCCGCGAGATGGCCGACACCCTCAGGCAGAAGCTCGGCTCAGGCATAGTGGTGCTCGCCGCAGAAGAGGACTCGAAGGCCGTGCTCCTTGCGGCAGTCACAAGGGACCTCACGGGGCGCTACAGCGCGGGAGAGATAATAAAGAGGCTTGCGCCGATAATCGGCGGCAAGGGCGGCGGCAAGCCGGACATGGCGCAGGCCGGAGGGCCTGAAGCCGCTAGGATAAACGAGGCCCTGGAAGAGGCGTACAAGACCGTCGGGGAGCTCTGA
- the mrdA gene encoding penicillin-binding protein 2, with protein sequence MSGSYFKDKEPRELKGRVYAAVLLAGIAFFMLAARLWYLQVFQHSHFHELSLNNATRLIKAAAPRGLIYDRLGVKVAENRPGFDLYIVPEDVKDWDATKRMLTGLVDIEVEDIDDKLEKSKKRPPFQAVKLKQDLTWEETARVESFRFEMPGVLLEVAPKRSYVFSEAVSHVLGYLGEISEKELKERESEGEKYSAGDLVGKYGLEKYFEKELRGVDGGKEVEVDAVGRKIRVVNWRPPYPGNDLRLTIDVKTQVAAWAAMRDKVGAAVAMDPKTGKILAMVSSPSFDANALSSRMTPAEWKAVIDNPFNVLNNRVIQGQYPPASTYKPIHAAAALEEGVIAPGTKIFSGPSFWFAGRAYRDWKEEGHGHINVHKAIVQSSDTFFYQVGLKLGVDRLAEYSRRFGFGSKTGVPLHGEKPGLVPSSEWKRKAYKTKWYEGETISVSVGQGYMLTTPLQLLNSYAAIANGGTLWKPILVDEITTPEGKVVYNPEPEKNGELGISEKTMEHVRNGLAGVTHEDGGTARFLSRTTDLKIAGKTGTAQVARLIKRTRDVESIPYKLRDHAWFAGFAPYDDPQIAVVVIVEHGGFGATAAAPVAREIFKAYLGEPGELPDGLKADSGALEGNAAGVASVRAGASR encoded by the coding sequence TTGAGCGGCAGCTACTTCAAGGACAAAGAGCCCCGGGAACTTAAGGGCCGGGTCTATGCCGCCGTCCTCCTGGCGGGCATCGCCTTCTTCATGCTTGCGGCCAGGCTCTGGTACCTGCAGGTATTCCAGCATTCGCATTTTCACGAGCTTTCGCTCAACAACGCAACCCGGCTCATAAAGGCCGCGGCCCCGAGAGGCCTAATTTATGACAGGCTGGGGGTGAAGGTGGCGGAGAACCGCCCTGGTTTCGACCTCTACATCGTGCCTGAGGACGTAAAAGACTGGGACGCAACCAAGCGCATGCTCACCGGGCTCGTGGATATCGAAGTCGAGGACATCGACGACAAGCTTGAAAAATCGAAAAAGAGGCCGCCGTTCCAGGCGGTGAAGCTCAAGCAGGACCTTACCTGGGAGGAGACGGCCAGGGTCGAGAGCTTCAGGTTCGAGATGCCCGGGGTGCTGCTCGAAGTCGCGCCCAAGAGGTCGTACGTATTCAGCGAGGCCGTCTCCCACGTCCTCGGCTACCTGGGCGAGATAAGCGAGAAGGAGCTTAAAGAGCGGGAATCCGAAGGGGAGAAGTACTCCGCCGGCGACCTCGTCGGCAAATACGGTCTCGAGAAGTACTTTGAGAAGGAACTGCGCGGCGTGGACGGCGGCAAGGAGGTCGAGGTAGACGCCGTGGGGAGGAAGATACGGGTCGTCAACTGGAGGCCGCCCTACCCCGGGAACGACCTGAGGCTCACCATCGACGTGAAGACCCAGGTCGCGGCCTGGGCCGCCATGCGCGACAAGGTCGGGGCCGCCGTGGCAATGGACCCGAAAACAGGGAAGATACTCGCGATGGTCAGCTCCCCTTCCTTCGACGCGAACGCGCTCTCGTCCCGCATGACTCCGGCGGAATGGAAGGCGGTTATCGACAACCCGTTCAACGTCCTCAATAACCGTGTCATACAGGGGCAGTACCCGCCTGCGTCCACCTACAAGCCCATACACGCGGCGGCGGCGCTAGAGGAAGGCGTTATAGCCCCGGGCACCAAGATATTCTCGGGCCCGTCCTTCTGGTTCGCAGGCAGGGCCTACCGCGACTGGAAGGAAGAGGGGCACGGCCACATAAACGTCCACAAGGCCATCGTGCAGTCGTCTGACACCTTCTTCTACCAGGTGGGGCTCAAGCTCGGGGTGGACCGGCTCGCGGAGTACAGCAGGAGGTTCGGCTTCGGCTCGAAGACCGGGGTGCCGCTGCATGGCGAAAAACCGGGGCTCGTGCCGTCGTCCGAGTGGAAGAGGAAGGCATACAAGACCAAGTGGTACGAGGGCGAGACCATATCCGTATCCGTAGGGCAGGGCTATATGCTCACCACCCCTTTGCAGCTGCTTAACTCCTATGCCGCCATAGCCAACGGCGGCACGCTCTGGAAGCCCATACTCGTGGACGAGATAACGACGCCGGAGGGCAAGGTGGTCTATAATCCCGAGCCTGAGAAAAACGGCGAGCTTGGCATCTCCGAGAAGACGATGGAGCACGTGAGGAACGGGCTCGCGGGCGTCACCCATGAGGACGGCGGGACGGCAAGGTTCTTGAGCAGGACTACCGATTTGAAGATAGCCGGAAAGACCGGCACTGCCCAGGTCGCGAGGCTCATAAAGAGGACCAGGGACGTCGAGTCCATACCCTATAAGCTCCGCGACCACGCGTGGTTCGCGGGCTTCGCCCCCTACGACGACCCGCAGATAGCGGTCGTCGTCATAGTCGAGCACGGCGGTTTCGGCGCGACCGCGGCGGCTCCGGTCGCGAGAGAGATATTCAAGGCCTACCTTGGCGAGCCAGGAGAACTCCCTGACGGGTTAAAGGCCGATTCGGGCGCTCTGGAAGGAAATGCTGCCGGGGTCGCGTCCGTGCGCGCGGGGGCCTCCAGATGA
- the recA gene encoding recombinase RecA, with protein sequence MSTTPGTSANKTKAIDLAISQIEKQFGKGSIMKLGKDGAAPAEISAISTGSTALDIALGIGGVPRGRVVEVFGPESSGKTTLTLHVAAEAQKLGGTVAFIDAEHALDLSYAKKLGVNVDELLLSQPDTGEQALEIADVLIRSNAVDLIVVDSVAALVPRAELEGEMGDSHMGLHARLMSQALRKLTSTISKSNTCVIFINQIRHKIGVMFGSPETTTGGNALKFYASVRLDIRKIGQIKQGESVIGNRIRVKVVKNKLAPPFRDAEFDILFNEGISREGDILDLGSGVDIVEKSGSWFSYNGERLGQGRESARAFLREHPQITSEIGAKILEHYGVKTGEPRKKEESK encoded by the coding sequence ATGTCGACCACGCCCGGAACCTCGGCAAACAAGACCAAGGCAATAGACCTTGCCATAAGCCAGATCGAGAAGCAGTTCGGCAAGGGCTCGATAATGAAGCTCGGGAAGGACGGCGCCGCGCCGGCGGAGATCTCGGCCATATCGACCGGCTCTACGGCCCTTGACATAGCGCTCGGCATAGGCGGCGTCCCGAGGGGCAGGGTCGTCGAGGTGTTCGGCCCCGAGTCCTCTGGCAAGACCACCCTCACCCTCCACGTGGCCGCGGAGGCGCAGAAGCTCGGCGGGACGGTCGCCTTCATAGACGCGGAGCACGCGCTCGACCTCTCGTACGCGAAAAAGCTCGGCGTGAACGTCGACGAGCTTCTCCTTTCCCAGCCCGACACCGGCGAGCAGGCGCTCGAGATAGCCGATGTCCTCATAAGGAGCAACGCGGTAGACCTTATCGTCGTGGACTCGGTGGCGGCGCTCGTGCCCAGGGCCGAGCTCGAGGGCGAGATGGGAGATTCCCACATGGGCCTCCACGCCAGGCTCATGAGCCAGGCACTGAGGAAGCTCACCTCCACGATAAGCAAATCCAACACCTGCGTCATATTCATAAACCAGATAAGGCACAAGATCGGCGTCATGTTCGGGAGCCCCGAGACCACCACGGGCGGGAACGCCCTCAAGTTCTACGCCTCGGTAAGGCTCGACATAAGGAAGATAGGCCAGATAAAGCAGGGCGAGTCGGTAATAGGGAACAGGATACGGGTAAAGGTCGTGAAGAACAAGCTCGCCCCGCCCTTCAGGGACGCGGAGTTCGACATACTCTTCAACGAGGGCATATCCAGGGAGGGCGACATCCTCGACCTCGGGAGCGGCGTCGACATAGTCGAGAAGAGCGGCTCGTGGTTCTCCTACAACGGCGAGAGGCTCGGCCAGGGGCGCGAATCAGCCAGGGCGTTCCTCCGCGAGCACCCCCAGATAACCTCCGAGATAGGCGCGAAGATACTTGAGCACTACGGCGTAAAGACGGGAGAGCCCAGGAAAAAAGAGGAGAGCAAATAA